In Gymnogyps californianus isolate 813 chromosome 12, ASM1813914v2, whole genome shotgun sequence, the genomic window AGACAGCAAGAGATGGTTCATCATCATCAAGGCACCGATATTTCAGAGTATTCTTcccagtggagaaaaaaaaaaaaaaaaacaaccaaaaaatcAAACCACCAAATGTTTAAATAGGTGAAATTAATACTGTGGTGTTGGCAGTAGTTACTGTGCTCTAGTTACCGAAATGCTAGCTGGAACTAGCTGAGAAAATTTGCACTGATCACAACTGGAGAACATATACAAAGACTTGAAGTTGTGTGAGCCTGGTCCCACCAGCTCAACTCAAATGTGATGGAATCACTTCCAGAAGAAAGAGGATTGTACAGGCTGTATGGGATCACCCTTTTCAAAGGCTGCCTGGGTTCTATGACATGGCACTCCTGTCCCTGAAAAAGCATAGCTCAAGCTATCAGATCTTGAGACTAGCAAGTGCTGCTGCACACATAACATACAGTTAAACCCTCTCAGTTAATACTGACCAAAAATGAATCCTACACAAAACAGTATGCTAAACCTGCAGCTCTGACGCATTTTATTCTCTGGTATTGCAGTTCATAGCATTGCTCTGCACAGTCACAAATCTTCCCCCACCACCATCTCCACTGTTTTCTGTGGTACCAAGTCCCTCAGCATGAACCAGCTGGCTTGATTTCTCTGGTGTGCCTCAAATCATACATTTTTCTACATCAAAACCGGACCATTCCTATTGGCCATGATCCTCCATAGCCTTTGCTACTAATTTAGACATTACTGTATAAATGAATATTGTCTCTTACCATCAACTGAGACTTCCCGGGACCTGACCAGGTCGCTTTTATTGCCCACAAGAATAATAGGAATGTCTTCTGTCTGCCTTGCTCTTCTTAGCTGGATTCTTAGCTCAGAGGCCTTTTCAAAACTAACTTTGTCTGTCACTGAATATACAATAATATAGGCATCTCCCATTTTCATACAGTGGTTCTGAAGCCATTGGCTGTCATCCTAAaacaaaaggcaagaaagatTTATTGCACTGAAAAATCTATTCAACACTGATTAATGATTTAATTATTGTAAGCAccttaaagatatttttcctagCTTTATTATAAAAAGTCAGTAAATGTAAGCCAAcctcccaatttttttttttttaagattttgttatttaaaatatattacagaaCAAAATTCTCTTGTTTCCACAAATAATATCAGGTCTGCACTGATCAGATTGTGAATCTCTTAATTTTACAGTAATTCCCTGGGCTGCTCATGTAAGCTGCTGCTTATTCAAAGCATTAAGGGATTCGCACTCCAGCCCTATTGAGGTTTTTAAATTGCCTGCCTAGCTACAAGAAATTAATTGCAGGAGAGAACAAAGGCCCTATgaattctaattttttaatgtcacttttttaatgttactgaTCGGATCGAAGAAATAGGCAGACATAGTTGTtccatttctacttttttttagaGTGAACCACTTTTTTTAAGAGCGAACCACTGACCaagccataaagaaaaaatatcttaaatctGTAAGTACCTGCTCCCATATATCAAACACCACGAGGGATGCTTCTTCTCCATCAACTATAATTGATCTGTCGTACGTATTTCctacggaaaaaaaaaaaaaaaagttcagaaaaaagaagttattcttctccctccctgccggCAGCCTGGCAGGGGGCAGCCGTAGGGAGATGCCCGGGGAGGTGCGGCCGCGGCCGCGCTCCGCCGCTCCGAGCGGCGGGTCCCCGGGAACGGGAGTCCGCCCGCCTCCGCCGGCGTGCTGCCGTGGgtgccccgcgccgccccgcgccctcACCGGCCTCTTCCGCGTCCGCGCAGTCCTCCACGCCGCCGAAGATGCGGGCCAGGCTGGTCTTGCCGACGCCGTGCTCGCCCAGCAGGATCACCTTGTAGAGGTTGCTGTCGGAGTCGCTGCCCGAGGAGATGACGGAGTCGGAGGAGTCGGAGGCCCAGCTCTCCCGGTGCGCCTCGCCGGGGCTGTACGAGGTGCAGCGCACCAGGCCGGAGAGCTCGCCCTGCGGCAGGGCGGCCCGCAGGTCCCGCTCGTCCACCGGCATGCTTCGCCGGTGCAGGTGCTGGTGCACGGAGAAGGGCATGCTGCCGCGCCGCTTGTCCAGGTAGCGCAGCTTGTCGCCGCGGTTCAGAGTCATAGGGGTGCCGGGCTGCGGCCggaggggagagaagagctgTCAACACCCGCCGCCCCTGCTGcgccccagccccggccgccacggcacggcacggcacgggcgagccccgccgcgccgcccgcggAGCAGCGCTTACCTCGGGGCGCTCCgcggagggagggaagcagtgAGGGATTCCCCGCCGTTAATCGCCCGTGCCGCCACGGGAGCTCCCTCAGCGAGTGCTGCCGCCACCCCGCTCCTCGCCCCTATTTATGGCTCCGCCAGCCCGGCCCTCCCCGCCGTGACGCGCGCCGCGCGGCGCCGTGCCAGCGCGGCCGTGGGCAGCGCCGTCCGCCCACGGCGGCACGGCTGCTCTCGGCGGGCGCGGGGAGCCCGGCGCGGGGAGCCCCGCCGGGGGGAGGCGCGGCCCGGACTGCTGGCGGCAGCGAAGGGGTCGGCGGCGGGGCTCCCCTCCCGTCGGCGCGGGGAAGGCGCCCGGTCCGCGGCACGGACGGGCAGGGCGAGCGCCGTGGGGAGGCGAGGGATGGACGCGGAGCGTTTCGGTGGGAAATGCCGTTAGGTGCCGCGAGTGAAAGGCTGTGCAGTCAGGCTGGCGGGGTCCGCCCCAcgtccctgctcctgcccggcCCGGGATACTTTTCTTCCCTGATGCTCCCCCCGGgtggaatggaatggaatggaatggaatggaatggaatggaatggaagaCAGCATTTGCTACGTATGTCGCTTGTTTCCACTCGCAGCCCTGTGTGAGAGAGCGGGTGTTGTACGCAGATGGGTTTCCTCGGCTTGTTAGGCTCTATGTCCTTGTCCAGGAGTTTAGGTATAGTCCTGGTGTCTACAGTAGtgttaggaaaaatatttgcaaatttgCAATATTTGCATTACTTCGTGCTTGCTTTACTTAATGTTCAGGAGTGGGAAAGCACATGTGCTAGGTGTTGCACATACACAGTGAGCTTGCCAATGTGTCCACACGCAGTGTCAACGGTTTAAGAGGCCAATATAAAACATAAAGGTCAAATTCTTCTCTTGATTTCACCTGAGCACCAAAGTGAGACAGTGAAAGTCTTATCTCATAAGTGGCACAGTCATTATCGTGTGATTGGGTGAAGAAACGACTAACCAGATAACTATACTTGTATTCTGAATGGCTCACCCAAGCATCGTGTATACAGTTTATTGTTTGCCTAGCAACCGAAACATGTTACACATTTTACAGCCAAAATAACTCTGGCTCCTGCTCCCAAACGATTACAGCCTGATCAGTACGGGAAAATCCCTGTGACTCTGTATAGGGACAGTTGCCATCAAATTTGTGAAAGTTTAAGGGTTTACAaatcagctgcagaaacaaggctaaagaaagcaagagataGGGAGGTGATGGAAATGAAGTTATATATGTAGGGAATAAagtaagggaaagaaaagaatctgtGGGATTGGGCTATGGGGTTGCCTAGCAAATAAAATATAGCATACTGGctcagaaacatcttttttcttataACATGTTAAACTTCTCAGGCTACTTAACTGCGACAaagataaacatgaaaaatactttgaaggGACTGACCACAGGGaatggatattttttcctatgaaatgaAGTGAGTGaatattctgttattttcaggAGCCAATTATAATTCTCCAGTCCATGCTCTTGGGGTGGTTTTGGCCCCTTCGCTCTGATAACTGCAGTTTGAAGTGTTAATGTGGCAGTTAAAGATCACCAAGTGCTTGCAGCAAATTCCCTCTGCCTGTCTCGCAAAATAGCAACCAAAATAGCCTTGTCAGTTTAAATACTCAGAGTTTGGTGGTGAAACGAAGTACGTGCTTCAGTTAACTGAACTGAATTATAAACCTCTGGTTAgcattttaaatcatatttaaataaattatggTTAGCATTTGAAGTATGCAGTGGTTACTTAACTTGGATAAACTGGAATCTGCCAAACCATCTTGATTaatctgtatttatatacaGTTAGTTATGTAAATACACTTCCAGAAATTATTTGTCTTcagttaactttttaaaaatttggatGTTTCTGCTTAAAATTCTCACCTGAAAATATTCTGAGTGGATTTATAAGTCTTTTGGA contains:
- the RRAD gene encoding GTP-binding protein RAD, with product MTLNRGDKLRYLDKRRGSMPFSVHQHLHRRSMPVDERDLRAALPQGELSGLVRCTSYSPGEAHRESWASDSSDSVISSGSDSDSNLYKVILLGEHGVGKTSLARIFGGVEDCADAEEAGNTYDRSIIVDGEEASLVVFDIWEQDDSQWLQNHCMKMGDAYIIVYSVTDKVSFEKASELRIQLRRARQTEDIPIILVGNKSDLVRSREVSVDEGRACAVVFDCKFIETSAALHHNVKDLFEGIVRQIRLRKDSKEDNARRMANTKRRESIGKKAKRFLGRIVAKNNKKMAFKAKSKSCHDLSVL